In Nitrospiraceae bacterium, the following are encoded in one genomic region:
- a CDS encoding phage holin family protein has product MSAGGDGLRPVFLRIIVMGVAVFLAVTIVPGIESDSLGAGLAAVLVLTLLNTVIRPLLYLLSMPLILVTLGLFMVLINALLLQVTAAIVKGFTVTGFWPSFWGALVISIASGILNMVLAVEHQRGESFQQPRRPPTIINP; this is encoded by the coding sequence ATGAGCGCGGGCGGAGACGGCCTTCGGCCGGTGTTTCTGCGGATCATCGTCATGGGCGTTGCTGTGTTCCTCGCCGTGACGATCGTCCCAGGGATCGAGTCCGACAGCCTCGGTGCAGGCCTGGCCGCCGTGCTCGTGCTGACCCTCCTCAATACCGTCATCCGACCTCTGCTCTACCTGTTGTCGATGCCGCTGATTCTTGTCACGCTCGGACTGTTCATGGTCCTGATCAATGCGCTGTTGCTGCAGGTGACGGCGGCAATCGTGAAGGGATTCACCGTCACCGGATTCTGGCCCTCGTTCTGGGGTGCTCTGGTCATCAGCATCGCGAGCGGCATCCTCAACATGGTCCTGGCGGTCGAACATCAGCGTGGCGAAAGCTTCCAGCAACCCCGCCGACCGCCGACGATCATCAATCCGTGA
- a CDS encoding c-type cytochrome, translating into MRKFCALVILGMLAGLGILGWFGYQSFSTGFSAKAEPNELEVLAARQLRHLAIPYENRNLRNPLPLTQDLLADARAHFADHCAICHANDGSGQTAIGKNVYPKSPDLRLPDTQKLTDGEMFFVIQNGIRFTGMPAWGTGDPAKDRASWELVHFIRHLPSLTEEELQEMKSLNPKSKKDLEEEAMINQFLEGNDAAGSAAGAHHH; encoded by the coding sequence ATGCGAAAGTTTTGCGCATTGGTGATCTTGGGGATGTTGGCCGGCCTCGGTATCCTGGGCTGGTTTGGCTACCAATCCTTCTCAACCGGTTTCAGCGCCAAGGCCGAGCCGAATGAACTGGAAGTGCTTGCGGCCCGCCAACTCCGCCACCTTGCCATTCCCTATGAGAATCGAAACCTGCGGAATCCGCTGCCGCTGACGCAAGACCTGCTCGCGGATGCGCGCGCCCATTTCGCCGACCACTGTGCCATCTGCCATGCGAACGACGGCAGCGGTCAGACGGCCATCGGCAAGAACGTGTACCCCAAGTCTCCCGACCTGCGCCTGCCCGACACGCAAAAGCTGACCGACGGCGAAATGTTCTTTGTGATTCAGAACGGCATCCGCTTCACAGGCATGCCGGCCTGGGGCACCGGCGATCCGGCGAAAGACCGGGCGAGCTGGGAATTGGTGCATTTCATCCGCCATCTCCCCAGCCTGACCGAGGAAGAACTGCAGGAAATGAAGTCGCTGAACCCGAAATCCAAGAAGGATCTCGAGGAAGAGGCCATGATCAACCAGTTTCTTGAAGGCAACGATGCGGCGGGAAGCGCGGCCGGTGCCCACCACCACTAA